One segment of Shewanella piezotolerans WP3 DNA contains the following:
- a CDS encoding energy transducer TonB, with product MRYILLVALAMMTISTTSFAWGKNVYGEVLVTDISPTDNALWKRENTAPPHYPMELAREGLQGCAVLSFDISESGKAKNIKAIQSVPHRSLGKYSRKMLKKWKWIPAVTAGEAKTEKRTLRLDFCIDDQSSEQTLQLCQQQTQLACNSN from the coding sequence ATGAGATATATACTGCTTGTCGCGTTAGCGATGATGACGATATCAACAACGAGTTTCGCTTGGGGTAAGAATGTGTACGGGGAGGTGCTAGTAACAGACATCAGCCCAACCGATAATGCTCTTTGGAAGCGCGAAAATACAGCCCCCCCTCATTATCCGATGGAGCTGGCACGTGAAGGACTTCAAGGCTGCGCTGTGTTATCTTTTGATATTTCAGAATCTGGCAAAGCTAAGAATATCAAGGCGATTCAATCTGTACCGCACAGAAGCCTTGGGAAATACTCTAGAAAAATGCTAAAGAAGTGGAAATGGATACCAGCTGTAACAGCGGGCGAAGCTAAGACAGAAAAAAGAACATTACGACTCGACTTCTGTATAGATGATCAATCATCCGAACAAACACTACAATTGTGCCAACAGCAAACTCAACTTGCCTGTAACAGCAATTAA
- a CDS encoding DUF294 nucleotidyltransferase-like domain-containing protein, with protein MEAELLEIRNFIRQYPPFDQLPEEALIEVSKSVEISYYRADNMIIEFGDQIHDLFMIRSGVVEIYRRTGELYNRLDQGGLFGQMGLLTRNKVRFPAKSVKDTLLYCIPESVFGDLCEQYDAFADFVEVEGSIRLQQAVEDNSDDANSLTTSKVKTLLSGAPVMLPINTTVQGVASIMSEENVSAAIIHDPNLADEGGNSFVGIITVRDLCAKVIAEGLDVNTPVVEVMSTELISLDHNAYIFEAMLLMLRYNVHHLPILKNKQPIGLIEVTDIIRYESQNSLLIVSSIFQQNSIDDLIVLSSQLKDCFVRMVNEDANSHMVGRAMSEIGRSFKQRLLELAEEKLGPAPVPYCFLALGSMARDEQLIVTDQDNAIILDNDYSESLHGEYFRELATFVCDGLAACGYTYCTGDIMATNPEYRKTQSQWEECFADWIENPNPQALLNSSIFFDLYGVYGRPKWAEQLNAFILRKAKKNNRFLACLARNAINRTPPLGFFKDFVMEKDGRHNNSINLKRRGTAPLADLIRVHALAIGSQSQNSFDRLEDIIEAGILPPLKGKDLQHAMEFISLVRIRHQALDIESEQEPDNNIEPENMSDFERRNLKDAFLVLSSAQNFLKFRYSANSMQGK; from the coding sequence ATGGAAGCTGAGCTACTTGAAATTCGAAATTTCATTCGCCAATACCCACCGTTCGATCAGTTGCCAGAAGAGGCATTAATCGAAGTATCGAAAAGTGTTGAGATCTCCTATTACCGAGCAGATAACATGATCATCGAGTTTGGTGATCAGATCCATGACTTGTTTATGATCCGCAGTGGTGTTGTCGAAATATATCGCCGTACTGGCGAGCTCTATAACCGTCTTGACCAAGGTGGCTTATTTGGGCAAATGGGGCTTCTAACACGCAACAAAGTTCGCTTTCCTGCAAAGTCTGTAAAAGACACTTTGTTGTACTGCATACCTGAAAGTGTCTTTGGCGACCTTTGTGAGCAGTACGATGCCTTTGCAGACTTTGTGGAAGTTGAAGGCAGTATTCGACTACAGCAAGCTGTTGAAGATAATAGTGACGATGCTAATTCACTAACCACTTCTAAAGTAAAAACCTTACTCAGTGGCGCACCAGTCATGCTGCCGATCAATACCACTGTTCAAGGTGTGGCCAGCATTATGTCTGAAGAGAATGTATCGGCTGCTATTATTCATGATCCTAACCTTGCTGATGAGGGGGGGAACAGCTTTGTCGGTATCATCACGGTTCGAGATCTTTGCGCTAAAGTCATAGCAGAAGGCTTAGACGTTAATACCCCAGTTGTTGAAGTGATGTCTACAGAACTTATCTCTTTAGATCACAACGCCTATATTTTCGAAGCAATGCTGTTAATGCTTAGATACAACGTTCATCACTTGCCAATTTTAAAAAACAAACAACCCATCGGCTTGATAGAAGTCACCGATATTATTCGTTATGAATCTCAAAACAGTTTGTTGATTGTCAGTAGTATATTTCAGCAAAACAGTATTGATGACCTAATTGTACTATCCAGTCAGCTCAAAGATTGCTTTGTACGTATGGTAAACGAAGATGCCAATTCACACATGGTTGGACGCGCTATGTCAGAGATCGGCAGAAGCTTTAAGCAACGCTTGCTAGAGCTGGCAGAGGAAAAGCTGGGCCCTGCTCCAGTCCCATACTGCTTCTTAGCTTTGGGCTCAATGGCGCGGGATGAACAGCTGATTGTAACCGATCAAGATAATGCAATTATTCTCGATAACGACTACTCAGAATCGCTTCATGGTGAATACTTTAGAGAACTCGCCACCTTTGTGTGTGATGGATTAGCCGCCTGCGGCTATACCTATTGCACTGGCGATATCATGGCAACTAACCCAGAATATCGAAAAACACAATCACAATGGGAGGAGTGTTTCGCCGATTGGATTGAAAACCCAAATCCACAAGCTTTGCTAAATAGCTCAATCTTTTTCGATCTTTATGGCGTCTATGGCAGACCTAAATGGGCGGAACAGTTAAACGCCTTTATTTTAAGAAAAGCGAAAAAGAACAACCGCTTTTTAGCTTGCCTTGCTAGAAATGCTATTAACCGCACCCCACCACTGGGTTTTTTCAAAGATTTTGTGATGGAAAAAGATGGCAGACACAATAACTCAATTAACCTAAAAAGACGCGGCACTGCACCATTGGCGGATCTGATTCGTGTGCATGCGCTTGCTATTGGTTCTCAGTCACAAAACTCTTTTGATCGGTTGGAAGACATTATTGAGGCTGGCATTTTGCCACCATTAAAGGGCAAAGACCTGCAACATGCTATGGAGTTCATCTCCTTAGTGCGTATCCGCCATCAGGCACTCGATATTGAGTCAGAGCAGGAACCTGATAATAATATTGAACCTGAAAACATGTCCGACTTTGAAAGGCGAAACCTAAAGGATGCCTTTTTGGTACTAAGCAGCGCGCAAAACTTTTTAAAATTCCGCTACAGTGCCAACAGCATGCAGGGGAAATGA
- a CDS encoding 3'-5' exonuclease, whose product MQNFTNQEVLNWKAFLQIKAQESKDSRLTHFYNVSTYHGETALKDIEFVALDFETTGLDANENSIISIGLVPFTLRRIACRQAKHWFITPEDKLKEDSIIIHGITHSDLKGAPDLLRILEQLLDELAGKIVVVHYRRIERDFFDAALRSLINEGIVFPVVDTMQIEADIQQAKPKRFLDWFKKSRPESIRLANSRTRYNLPTYPPHDALTDAIATAELLQAQIYHHFSPETPIKKLWL is encoded by the coding sequence ATGCAAAATTTCACCAACCAAGAGGTGTTGAACTGGAAAGCATTTCTGCAAATTAAAGCGCAAGAAAGTAAAGATAGTCGCCTGACCCATTTTTACAATGTCAGCACCTATCATGGTGAAACAGCGCTGAAAGATATTGAGTTTGTCGCCTTAGACTTTGAAACGACGGGTCTTGATGCCAATGAGAACAGCATCATCAGTATTGGTTTAGTGCCCTTTACTTTACGCCGTATTGCCTGTCGCCAAGCTAAACACTGGTTTATTACTCCGGAAGATAAGCTCAAGGAAGACTCTATCATCATCCACGGGATCACCCATTCCGATCTGAAAGGCGCGCCAGATTTGTTGCGTATACTGGAGCAACTCTTAGACGAGCTAGCGGGTAAAATCGTGGTGGTGCATTACCGCAGAATTGAGCGAGACTTTTTTGATGCAGCACTGCGAAGTCTAATCAATGAAGGCATTGTTTTCCCTGTTGTTGATACCATGCAAATTGAAGCTGATATTCAACAGGCCAAACCAAAGCGCTTTTTAGATTGGTTTAAAAAAAGCCGCCCCGAATCAATTCGCCTGGCTAATAGTCGTACACGCTATAACCTGCCGACCTACCCGCCACACGATGCACTCACCGATGCTATTGCTACCGCTGAGTTATTGCAGGCGCAGATCTATCATCATTTCAGTCCTGAGACTCCGATTAAAAAGCTTTGGCTATAA
- a CDS encoding BCCT family transporter → MNIKKDKYSIDNTDYTVGQDNIQKWGFDVHNPVFGISASLIGLFLIAILLVDPETSKAALDGIKWKIIGAFDGLFMWSANIFVVFCLAMIISPFGKIRLGGDEAKTDYSMMSWVAMLFAAGMGIGLMFWGVAEPAAYFTGWYETPLNVTPNTPEAAKLALGATMYHWGLHPWAIYGVVSLSLAFFAYNKGLPLSMRSVFYPILGDRTWGWPGHVVDILAVLATLFGLATSLGLGAQQAASGFHHVFGMDNGLMLQIAIIFIVTLLAVVSVIRGIDGGVKIISNVNMLLAAALVLFVALVTFAVSMGTIPTTVMGYIENIIPLSNPSGREDEAWMHGWTVFYWAWWISWSPFVGMFIARISRGRTIREFMTAVLIVPTVVTTLWMSVFGGVAIDQITNKIGTLGEKGLTEVPLAMFQMFDALPMGNILSLLAVILVLVFFVTSSDSGSLVIDSITSGGKVDAPVPQRVFWAFIEGAIAAGLVWVGGTEAIEALQAGAISTALPFTIILLVMCVSLILGLRTEKRFR, encoded by the coding sequence ATGAATATCAAAAAAGATAAATATAGTATTGATAATACCGATTACACAGTCGGACAAGATAACATTCAAAAGTGGGGTTTCGACGTTCACAACCCAGTTTTCGGGATCAGCGCTTCCTTAATTGGACTCTTCTTAATTGCGATATTGCTCGTCGACCCTGAAACCTCTAAAGCTGCATTAGATGGCATAAAATGGAAAATCATTGGTGCATTTGATGGTTTGTTTATGTGGTCCGCCAATATTTTTGTGGTGTTCTGCTTGGCCATGATTATCTCTCCATTTGGCAAAATTCGCCTAGGTGGCGATGAAGCTAAAACCGATTACTCCATGATGTCATGGGTAGCAATGCTATTTGCTGCAGGTATGGGGATTGGTCTAATGTTTTGGGGCGTGGCGGAGCCAGCTGCCTACTTTACCGGTTGGTATGAAACTCCTCTCAATGTTACCCCTAATACGCCAGAAGCAGCTAAACTGGCGCTCGGTGCCACCATGTATCACTGGGGGCTGCATCCATGGGCCATTTACGGTGTGGTGTCTTTGTCGTTAGCATTTTTTGCGTACAACAAAGGTTTACCCTTGTCTATGCGCTCAGTATTTTACCCTATCTTAGGTGATCGTACTTGGGGTTGGCCTGGACATGTTGTCGACATTCTTGCTGTACTTGCGACTTTATTTGGTCTGGCGACATCTTTAGGGCTTGGCGCGCAGCAAGCGGCAAGCGGTTTCCATCATGTGTTTGGCATGGATAATGGCTTAATGTTGCAAATAGCGATTATCTTTATTGTCACCTTGCTGGCGGTTGTATCGGTTATTCGTGGTATTGATGGTGGCGTGAAAATCATTAGTAATGTCAATATGCTATTGGCTGCAGCTCTAGTACTTTTTGTCGCCTTAGTGACATTTGCTGTATCTATGGGCACTATTCCGACTACAGTCATGGGCTACATTGAAAATATTATTCCATTGAGTAACCCAAGTGGCCGAGAAGATGAAGCTTGGATGCATGGCTGGACTGTATTCTACTGGGCTTGGTGGATCTCATGGTCTCCTTTTGTTGGCATGTTTATCGCGCGTATTTCACGTGGACGCACAATTCGTGAGTTTATGACGGCAGTACTGATTGTTCCTACCGTAGTTACCACGCTGTGGATGTCTGTGTTTGGTGGTGTTGCGATCGACCAGATCACTAATAAAATAGGTACCTTAGGCGAGAAAGGCTTAACAGAAGTACCATTAGCAATGTTCCAAATGTTTGATGCTTTGCCTATGGGCAATATCTTATCTTTGCTTGCTGTTATATTGGTATTGGTCTTTTTTGTGACTTCATCGGACTCCGGCTCATTAGTGATTGATAGTATTACATCGGGTGGTAAAGTCGATGCGCCAGTGCCTCAGCGCGTATTTTGGGCCTTTATTGAAGGCGCTATTGCAGCAGGTCTTGTATGGGTCGGGGGCACTGAAGCAATTGAAGCATTGCAAGCCGGCGCCATTTCAACCGCCTTACCATTCACTATTATTTTGTTGGTAATGTGTGTGAGTTTGATCTTGGGATTACGTACAGAGAAACGCTTTCGTTAA
- a CDS encoding GNAT family N-acetyltransferase, which produces MKLVSPTAAYERSYRQYIVELADEERYPFPLDFEHADFDKLLVRLNDFAQGKNLPDGYVQSSTLWLVDNSEIIGVTNIRHRLNDAIKHCGGHIGLGIRPSQRGKGIGRQLMLRSIEYLRQLKVESIHIHCHADNLASANMIKACGGMLDSEINYAGLVVQRFLVGSN; this is translated from the coding sequence GTGAAGCTTGTTAGCCCAACCGCTGCGTATGAGCGGAGTTATAGGCAATACATTGTTGAGTTAGCTGACGAGGAACGTTACCCGTTCCCGCTTGACTTTGAGCATGCAGATTTTGACAAGTTGCTGGTTCGGCTCAATGATTTTGCTCAAGGAAAAAACTTACCTGATGGCTATGTGCAAAGCTCAACGCTTTGGCTGGTGGATAACTCAGAGATCATTGGAGTTACAAATATTAGGCACAGGCTCAATGATGCGATTAAACATTGTGGTGGTCATATCGGCTTAGGTATAAGGCCATCACAACGAGGCAAGGGCATTGGTCGTCAGCTGATGCTAAGATCGATTGAGTACCTTAGGCAATTAAAGGTGGAATCAATTCACATTCACTGTCATGCAGATAATCTCGCGTCAGCAAATATGATAAAGGCGTGTGGGGGGATGCTTGATTCTGAAATCAACTATGCTGGTCTTGTTGTTCAAAGGTTTTTGGTTGGCTCTAATTAA
- a CDS encoding pirin family protein → MKILNFSDMPKGGFAGLRERQLVIDPKINYGREHSTATKGIGNFVYMADANFLPKGETGMHPHHEVDVISVMIDGRINHAGSLKHGQQLNVGLVQVQRAGAEGFSHNEINPDDKENNMIQLWVLPETPGERADYKVYQPKDGERLRVYGGDRKQNETFSSDTQIDIARPFAGETLIHKGKVMAYLVKGRAVINGKAVQSRTLIEDDGLVIQTETDCKIIFIYTV, encoded by the coding sequence ATGAAAATATTGAATTTTAGTGATATGCCTAAAGGTGGATTTGCTGGACTGCGAGAGCGTCAACTGGTGATAGATCCTAAAATTAATTACGGTCGAGAACACAGCACTGCCACTAAGGGTATTGGAAATTTTGTTTATATGGCTGATGCTAACTTTCTTCCTAAGGGAGAAACTGGGATGCATCCACACCATGAGGTGGATGTTATCTCTGTAATGATTGATGGACGCATAAATCATGCGGGCTCGTTAAAGCACGGCCAACAATTGAATGTGGGCTTAGTTCAAGTTCAACGTGCAGGTGCTGAGGGTTTTAGTCATAACGAAATAAACCCAGACGATAAAGAAAACAATATGATCCAGCTATGGGTGTTGCCTGAAACTCCTGGGGAAAGAGCAGACTATAAAGTCTATCAGCCAAAAGATGGCGAACGTTTGAGGGTATATGGCGGAGACCGTAAACAGAACGAAACTTTTTCGAGTGATACTCAAATCGACATTGCCCGACCATTTGCAGGTGAAACTCTAATCCACAAAGGCAAAGTAATGGCATATTTAGTTAAAGGTCGCGCAGTGATAAATGGAAAAGCTGTCCAGAGTCGCACACTCATTGAAGATGACGGGTTAGTAATCCAAACGGAAACGGACTGCAAAATTATCTTTATTTATACCGTTTAG